AGAAGGTTTACAGGGCTTTTGATCAGGAGGAAGGTATAGAGGTGGCCTGGAATCAGGTTAGGTTGAGGAAATTCAGTGAGGATCCGGTACTCATCAATCGGCTTCATTCAGAGGTTAAGCTGTTGCGGACATTGAAGAACAAATATATCATTGTCTGTTACAGTGTTTGGAAGGATAATGAGCGTAACACATTGAACTTCATTACTGAGGTGTGCACATCTGGAAACCTGAGGGATTACAGGAAGAAGCATCGCCACGTTTCCATTAAGGCCTTGAAGAAGTGGTCAAAGCAGTTGCTTGAGGGATTGAAGTATCTGCATACCCATGAGCCATGCATTATTCACAGAGATCTCAATTGCAGTAACATCTTCATCAATGGAAACGTTGGCCAGGTAATTAGTCATTTTTAATCTAAAGAAATTGGTTTTTCATTTAATGAGGATAAATTGATTTTTCTAGattcttgaatttttctttttcaatcaattcaaaatttcataGATTATTGAGGTTATTCTTCTGTTGTTTGGAGTTTAGTTGAATATATGTAGCACTAGAAGGTAAGTTATTTACAGCCAAATGATTCTCCTATGGTAGTGTCTTTCAACCATTTGATTGCCAAATAGCTTATAAACACTGGATGATCGGCTCTGAATACCAGATGATTGGTTGGATATGCCTGCTGATCAGGTGTAGATTACTTCAGGATCTGAATTTCCTGGGTTGATAAAGAGCCTTGGAGTTCAACAGCAGTTCCTCAATTTATGTGCCAAAAAGAATTATCTATTGGGGTTACATATTATCCCCAATTGATATATAGTATTTTCTGTTGGACATTTTATTGATTTGTGACCCTGAAGCCTTGTGACTTCTCCATATAGGTGAAAATTGGTGATCTGGGGTTGGCAGCAATAGTAGGGAAGAGCCATGCAGCGCATTCAATTATTGGGACACCAGAGTACATGGCACCAGAGCTGTATGAGGAAGACTACACTGAGATGGTTGACATATACTCCTTTGGAATGTGCTTGCTTGAGATGGTGACAATGGAGATCCCATATAGCGAATGTGACAGTGTTGCCAAGATATACAAGAAGGTGACAACTGGAGTAAAGCCCCAAGCCTTGAACAAGGTGATGGATCCAGAAGTGAAGGCATTCATTGAAAAGTGCATAGCCCAGCCAAGGGCAAGACCTTCAGCGTCTGATCTTCTCaatgacccttttttttctgAAGTCAACGAAGAAGAGAGTGGGCTGTCTGTTTGATGGCTTTTTGAGTGAACTACATGCTTAGAGGTAGCCCTTAATTTCCGTTTTTTTCCTCTCTGACCAATCTAATGATTCATGGGTTTCATATGAAGATTATGCCTACAACTACcaataactctctctctctttctctcttcttgacATGTCgcagaaactttttttttttttttaagatgcaGAAACCTTTTATGTACATAAATTGTAGACTGAGGAAATAATGACAGTACTGTCTAGTCCTGTTCATTTGTCGATCTGTGTAATTTGATTCTTTTGTTAATCAATTCGACTGCTAGATAATATCTCCAATTGGTTTTTCTCAAGTACTACTATACTCTTTGCCCTCTATGGCAATGATGTGGAGGAGATGCACCGCTACGAGAAAGACCTATTCAACTCTAGAGACTCAAAGATCCCCTAGcaattttttgttgggtttgtaGTGATTCGtacaaaaaaaatgtgatagaaTCCCTATGGGACCCACCTACCTTAGAAGGTGGGTGGGCTGCCCCGAAATTTGTTAAGATAGGTGGGCTCTATAGGAACTCAGAACTCTCTCACATTTGCTActcaaattactagcaattcgaACAATAAAATTGTTAAGAATCTCTATCTACTAATTAGTGCTTACTacttcatttttcctttttctcgcAGAGAGGTGAAGTAGTTCAATATAACTTGTTTTCAGGTTTTGAATGTCTTCGCACTCTAAGCGGCCTGCATTTCTCTTTGAGGAGGATCTTTCAGCAAGTCTCTCTACCCCTTAGGCAGGTGGTGCATACAATGCATACATTTGTTGTACGTAGCTTGCTTCGATGTTATTGAATGCTGTTTTGTGATGTTATTCAGGATCCCCATGATTCAAGCTTTCGGCTGCTCTTGTATTTCACTAGCAAAAAAAAGGGAATTCTTGCTTGGAATCTGCCCAATCTTGCTAGTGTAGACCTCCTTAAGTAGGTCGAAGCCAACCATTCTCTTTCACTTAAATCCCCATTTCTAAATTGAATTGAAGATATGACACCGAACAAAATAGTTTATCCTCATTTCTAAATTGAATTGAAGATATGACACCAAACAAAATAGTTTTGAGAGCGTATGACagtaaatagaaattaaaatttgaaggcTATAAAGGgaattcaaaaagaaagaaaataacaactAGGGGAGAAAACAAACCTAATCACcctaaagaaaacattaaataactttgaaagaGTGAAATCTGATTAATACtcaaaactaaatttaaaaataactcGAAATGTATTTACCATGCTATAATGGACACAATGTTTGAGCAATGTTATTTAGCACCAATCTTTTGTGTGTAGACTGTAGAGTAGCTCTCTTGCATAGTTGCATTTAATGGTATGATTAACcaggatcctcttcattttaaatgaaataaaaatgattcattttatagtctagattaaattttacatatgtAACAGAGTATATATTTACCACATTGTAAATAAACTGttacgttatttaaaatttttaataatgtgACATCATGTACATTATtagatacaacaaaacaaaatcttgaccTTAAAATAAATCTCTTCGTTTCAATGAAAAGAACAATTGGGAGCAACTTGTGAAGGTCATAGTGGAGCTAGTTGGTGCCTAAGTCACTGAGAAAGCAACCTAAAAAGCTCTTGGAATTCTCAAATCACTGTGTGCTTGACTTTTTAGATTAAACAAAGGTGTATGGGTTGATTGAGATCAAAGCATTAATTGCTGAGGTTTTAGATTAAAGTAGGTGAATTGCTTGATTGAGATCAAAGAATTAATCCCTTCCAGGTtgaggaataaaataaatatctgCAACTTTGAAGGAATGTGTGGTGATTCTATTATCTTGAGAGATCTGGCAGCAACACATGGCATTAGAATTTTATATACAATAGAACCCACCCCCAATGAATGCAAATTAGTAGTTAATCTACAAATCGTTGAAACCCTAAGGCCTAAACAATTCATACCTATATGCATGTGTACgtaaaggacaaagtttttgtttaaattaggttaaagtagttttttttttttttttttttaatttagatttaaaatgcTGGAAATTCTTACATGCAGTTTAAACTAAGCACGTGagaatcacatgcattttgaacacatatcaatttaatagattagaattcctctaacccagtttgaagaaaaactttgttcatATGTAAATCACTGACAGacagttttcctccaaactaaaTTTGAGAAACTTTCTCTAATCTagtctattaaactgatatgtgtctaaaatatatatgattctcacatgcattttaaacTAAGCACGTAagaatcacatgcattttggacacatgtcaatttaatagattagaattcctctaacccagtttgaagaaaaactttgtccatatgTAAATCACTGACAGacagttttcctccaaactgaatTTGAGAAACTTTCTCTAATCTagtctattaaactgatatgtgtctaaaatatatataattctcacatgcatttttaaaatgtatgCGAAAATCACATAAATTATATGAAGAATGTATGTGAGAAATACGTACATTTTgaacatattaatttaatagactgcattagaaaaaattatttgttattgttatattatgtaattctataacattaaaaaaaaaaaaagcaattatcGGGATTGAGGGTTGTTGGTTGAAAGCAAGCAAAGACCCCTTCTTTCAAAGAGCCCGAAATTCAGAAGCCGTGCCGTCTTGGTTGTTAGCATGCGCTACAAAGCTTCATCCGCACTTCATCTCCACgtttgtcatattttattttattttatttattattatttttttttctcaatcatTTTCTGtctttcattcttcttctttgctATTTCCGAATCcacccttttcatttttttcaatatctTCCCAAACTCCATGACTATTCCATAAAAGCACCATTATAATACGAGTAATTACGTGGTAGTTCCAATCAACTCttaaattaatcattgttaaagaaaaaaaaaaaaaacccgccAAAGATGACTGATTTTTAGATAGATGGGTTGCCTGGAGAAACGCTTGATACCCATATCAGAGAAGATAATACTGATAATGACTAAACCGGAGTTGCCGTAGAGGAGAACACCAATATGGCGATATGTCATGGGATTCTTACACgtgaaaattttgaacattagaGCCGATGAAAGGTAAAATGGTCGGTCCAGAGTAAACATAACCCATTTAGGACGCCAAATGAATTTCACTGTAAGATCAGACTGACCAATCAGATGGTCAAGATCCTACGGCTCACATGAATTACGTACGACCTTTTGCATACAAAGCTTGTAGTGCAAGGCACCATATTTTGCTGACCGAGGCCAAGGTATAGAGTAGCACAATAATTCAACTTTCCACCACTCGAGAACGTTTTTGAAGCCTTAAAACTTGGGAATCGAGTTTCACTCGTGTGCATTTGACTCTGACTCCATAAAGAAATGCACGAATGTGTATAGAGACAAGCAGATCAAGCCACCTCTTTTTCCTCTTCCCATTCTATTTTATTCTCACTGGTTTTCTGAATTCTAGAAGCTCCAGTACTGTTTACCTCGATTCTCGAGACGGGTTTCTAGCATTTATGGCCATTGACAGAGAGACGGATTCAGAAGAATGTGTTCATGCTTGTGGTGAAAATCAACTGTGAGAGCTTTCTCAAGTTTTACTTGCAGTCAATAATAGTTTGAAAGCACTTATATGAGCTCTATTAATGGAAGTTATGAGCTCGAAAGATAGTTCATCAGTGGCCTCAAGTCCTTTCTCTTCACCTAACATTGGGGCCTTGCTCAAGATCAAGATTATTTCATGGTAAGATTATTgaccaaaaaatgatttatttgtatGTCTTACTGTCTTAGCATGCCTTGCAAAATTTCTGAATTCCTGATGTTTGGGTGGATCTTTGTCTCAGGAGCCAAGAGACCGGCTTGCCCGTTTCGGTTCATGTTCGAGTTGGTGATAGAATATTCAACCTGCACAAGGTATGAGAAATGTTTAATTAATAGACTAAATGAGAAATGGTGAAGAATTTTGAACAAGATTACATATGCACGAAGTGTGAAAGCAAGGACTTAATTTTGTAGCACCAAATCTTTTGAGTAGCTTATCTTTAAGTTCTCTTCTTGGTTATTTTGCAGTACCCACTGTCTTCAAAGAGTGGATACTTCAAGAAAAGATTTGATGACTCAACTGATCTGGAGCTACCACAAGGTTTTCCTGGAGGGCCAGATACCTTTGAGATGATTGCATTATTTGTCTATGGTTCCTCCACATTAGTTGACCCTTTTAATGTAGCAGCACTTCGATGTGCAGCAGAGTTTCTTGAGATGACAGAAGATTACTGCTCCAGTAACCTCTGCGAGCGGTTCGATCTCTACCTGAACCAAGTGGTTCTGCAAAGTTGGGATGACACCCTAATTGTACTCCAGAAGTGCCAAGCATTGCTTCCCTGGTCTGAGGAGTTGCTAATAGTGAGCCGCTGCATCGAGTCTCTTGCCTTCATGGCTTGCATGGAGATCCTTGACCCAGAGAGGAGACGGGAGCGGCCGGTGGTCACACTGGAGGCATTGGCTAGCCAAGCTTGGAACTGTGAAACAGTGAAGGAGATAGTGAGCCAGGACCTCTGGATCAAGGATCTGATTGCTTTAccatttgaattcttcaaaaGAATAATAGGATCTCTGAGAAGACAAGgtatgaaagaaaaatatgtaaGTCCCATCATTGTTTTCTATGCAAACAAATGGGTAGTCTCCAAGAAGACACGCCAATTTTGGGAGAACTCTGCTGAGAAAATTGGGGATGATGACACAAATAGCAAAGTTGCAGCAATCCTTCAAGGGATACTTGACCTGCTGCCCATGGGGGGGAAAGCTGGTAGACTGATTCCTGTTGGGTTTTACTTTGCATTGCTTTCTAGATCCCTTGAAGTTGGTTTGAGAAGTGATCATAAGGTCAAGTTGCAGGATCAGATTGCATCTATGTTGCAATTTGCTCAAGTGGAAGATTTTATCCTCCCAAAAATGGGAACGGGTTCGATTTCTTCTGGCATCGAGTTGGTCACAATGGAGAGCATAATTTCAACATATGTTTCATCTAACTTGGACACAAACCATACTCCTTCAGCAAGAATCTCAGTTGTTGCAGAATTATGGGATGTATATCTCTCCCATATAGTGCCTGATCCAGACATGGGGCCTGAAAGATTCATGGAACTCGTTGAAAGAGTACCGAACTCCTGCAGACACAGCCATGATCAACTCTACAGAGCAATGAACACCTTCCTACAGGTAAGCTTTCACAACTACAGCATTTGGCCAAGATGTAACTTCATCTGATTGGATCAATTTCAAATCAAACACATGTCAAAGGCAGCTTGCTGATTTATGCTTAGATGAATATCCTGCAGCCACTGACTGATACATTTCGTGAATTAACCTAgcaattgaaacaaaattttgaaacttttag
This window of the Corylus avellana chromosome ca5, CavTom2PMs-1.0 genome carries:
- the LOC132181503 gene encoding probable serine/threonine-protein kinase WNK11, whose translation is MPAESPTGSDREAEPFVEVDPTGRFGRYSDLLGCGAVKKVYRAFDQEEGIEVAWNQVRLRKFSEDPVLINRLHSEVKLLRTLKNKYIIVCYSVWKDNERNTLNFITEVCTSGNLRDYRKKHRHVSIKALKKWSKQLLEGLKYLHTHEPCIIHRDLNCSNIFINGNVGQVKIGDLGLAAIVGKSHAAHSIIGTPEYMAPELYEEDYTEMVDIYSFGMCLLEMVTMEIPYSECDSVAKIYKKVTTGVKPQALNKVMDPEVKAFIEKCIAQPRARPSASDLLNDPFFSEVNEEESGLSV
- the LOC132183302 gene encoding BTB/POZ domain-containing protein At5g48130; translated protein: MEVMSSKDSSSVASSPFSSPNIGALLKIKIISWSQETGLPVSVHVRVGDRIFNLHKYPLSSKSGYFKKRFDDSTDLELPQGFPGGPDTFEMIALFVYGSSTLVDPFNVAALRCAAEFLEMTEDYCSSNLCERFDLYLNQVVLQSWDDTLIVLQKCQALLPWSEELLIVSRCIESLAFMACMEILDPERRRERPVVTLEALASQAWNCETVKEIVSQDLWIKDLIALPFEFFKRIIGSLRRQGMKEKYVSPIIVFYANKWVVSKKTRQFWENSAEKIGDDDTNSKVAAILQGILDLLPMGGKAGRLIPVGFYFALLSRSLEVGLRSDHKVKLQDQIASMLQFAQVEDFILPKMGTGSISSGIELVTMESIISTYVSSNLDTNHTPSARISVVAELWDVYLSHIVPDPDMGPERFMELVERVPNSCRHSHDQLYRAMNTFLQAHPSIPQEEKGAVCKYLNCQKLSQEACIDAVQNELMPLRLIVQALFVQQLSTHQAFRDCSDSFRYAHCGEFSGSLSSSRYPNSKSQNLGESPYTEGAQPGRRPLSFLLQKDISPEFSRNEYESTSLRIQNLEQELMSLKRSLQLQNISKTTEPISTKKQSMLKPYGMESRSLSKKKNPLGQVTGCIGSVNFASQRKYASRILKIFHWMTLFGSRKQKRKSGAHGLQSKPM